The following DNA comes from Weissella koreensis KACC 15510.
TGAATTTACCATTTCCCATTTACTATTTTCATCAATATGAAAAATTGTATTTAACATACTCTTACCACCTTATCTATTTCTGTATACAAAAAAATGCACTAACGATGAGTTAGTACATTTTACATAGGTGAACTACTCTCACCTTGATTTATTAACAAATGTATCTGAAGAGTTTCGAGCTCATATCTCACTAAATCAGAATCATAACATCTCTCTGTATGGAAATAAAGAATTAAATTGCATTACCATTTATGCTACAAATACACATTCATAAATTTATTTAGGTTTTATCTAAAAGAATCATTTTATAGTTTATTAACTAGTGATTTCTCAAATTTACGAAATTTGTTAAGTGCTTATCAGCACCAATAAACTAATATTAACATCTTTTATTACAAAAAGCAACTTATATTCAGTTAAACTTTATTTTACCAATCATATCATCAGCTTACACTAAATGTTTCATCTTAATTTTAATATACACGACAATCCCATACACTTCTTTTTATCATTATATTTATGATTTACAATATTGATAAAATGATTGTAATAACAGAAAGGATCGAGACCCACATATAAGCTTGATTTCTCTCAGTCCTATAACGCCATATCCCCCACACAAGCATTAATGAATATGAAAATACTATTAGCCAACCAGTATTAATAAACATATTTATAACAGTTGTTGTAATTACCAAAATCATTAAAATTAAATCTACTTTTCTCATTATTTATTACATATGATTATGAATAAAATAAACCTAATAAATATGATCACAATTATTTATATCCTATCGATTAAAGATATTTAAAATTATTGAAATTCATACTTTGGGTCTTTTTATACACTTATTCATATATCCTTTCAATTATATAGACATTATCCCATAAATATTTTTGGTTTATAAACTTCATTAAGAATATAACAGCTATTTTATTTCAATACTACCAAATGTTTTTTAAACGATGCCTAAATGGTGTCCAAGTTTAAAATAACCATGAAAAAGTGCCCAAAAGGTGCCCAAAATTCAATTCCCATCACAATCGATCATATTCCATCACGACCTTTTTAAACAAAGAAAAGCCCTGATATACCAACGTATTTGTTGGAACATCAGGGTTATCATAGGCTTAATTAGTTCTTAAGACCATATTTCTTATTAAACTTGTCAACAGCTCCGTCGGCTTGAGTAAACTTAGCCTTACCAGTGTAGAATGGGTGTGAGTCTGATGAAGTTTCAACACGAACCATTGGGTAAGTTACTCCCTCAAATTCAGCAGTTGCGTCAGTCTTAACAGTTGAACCTGCTAAGAATTGAGCTCCAGTAGTAGTATCAACGAATACAACGTCGCGGTATTCTGGGTGAATTCCTTCTTGCATGATGTTTCTCCTTATAGCCCTGATCCATCTTGGAAACAGAGTCAGATTTATTAACCAAACTATTATAACATATCAGCCTTATGTACAAAAGCCTTATTCATAAGTATCAACAGATCTTTTTATAAATAAATTTAACTTTTGGTACTGTCATCGTCAGTTTTTAAGACTGCCATAAATGCTTCTTGTGGCACGTCCACAGTTCCAACTGACTTCATTCGTGCCTTACCCTTTTTCTGTTTATCCAACAACTTGGCTCTTCGATCTGGGTCACCAGTATGAATTTTAGATGTAACATCTTTTCGATAAGCTTTAATCGTGGAACGCGCAATAATTTTAGAACCGATCGCTGCTTGAACCGGAATTTCAAAATTACGACGCGGAATTAAATCTTTTAACTTTGTCGTAATAAAACGCCCACGCTCCTGTGCAAAATCACGATGCACAATAAAACTCAAAGCATCCACCCTCTCACCATTCAATAAGATATCAATCTTTACCAACTCAGACTTACGATATCCAATTAATTCATAATCTAATGAGGCATATCCACGCGTTGTAGACTTTAATGTATCAAAAAATTCGAAAATAACTTCAGACAACGGTAAGAAATACTTTACGTTAACTCGATTTGCATCTAAGTAATCCATCGTATCGAATTCACCTCGTTTTCGCTGAGCCAAATCCATAACTGATCCAACATATTCATTTGGTACCATGATTTGAGCATGAACAAACGGTTCTTCAATATATTCGATTTCACCAGCATCTGGCAATTCAGATGGGTTTGCAACCTCAACCATCGTACCATTTTTCAAAAATGCATGGTACGTTACAGCAGGGGCTGTTGTGATCAAATCTAAATCAAATTCACGTTCCAAACGTTCTTGAATAACGTCCATATGCAACATTCCCAAGAAACCAGTTCTAAAGCCAAATCCTAAAGCCTGGGATGTTTCAGGTTCAAATTCAAGAGATGCATCGTTTAATTGCAGTTTTTCTAAAGCCTCACGTAAATAATTATATTTAGAATTATCAGAAGGATATAGTCCAGAATAAACCATTGGTGTCATTGGTTTATATCCATCAAGTGGTTCATCAGCTCCATTATCTACAGTAGTAATTGTATCTCCTGGCCGAGCATCTTTAATACTTTTAATCGAAGCTGCCACATAACCAATATCTCCCGCCATCAAAAATTCACGTTTAATTGCGTGAGGTGAATTTACACCAACTTCGGTTACTTCATATTCAGCCCCAGAGTTCATAAATTTGATTTTATCCCCTGGTTTAACTACTCCATCTTTAACACGAACTGTTAAAATAACACCTTTATAAGCATCATATGTTGAATCAAAAATTAAAGCTTTTAAGGGTGCTTCAATTTCACCACCAGGAGCTGGTAATTTGTTGACAATTTGCTCCAACAATTCAGGAATTCCAATTCCTTTCTTAGCAGAAGCTAAAACTGCTTCAGATGCATCTAATCCAATTACATCTTCAATTTCTTGACGAACTCGTTCTGGATCAGCAGCTGGCAAATCAATTTTATTAATCAGTGGCAAAACTTCTAAATCATTATCCATTGCTAAATATACATTGGCCAATGTTTGAGCTTCAACTCCTTGAGCAGCATCAACCACTAAAATCGCCCCATCAGCGGCAGCTAGTGATCTTGAAACCTCATAAGAAAAATCGACATGGCCTGGAGTATCAACAAGATGGAATATATATATTTCTCCATCATTAGCTTGATAATGTACTTCCACTGCATTCATTTTGATTGTGATTCCACGTTCACGTTCTAAGTCCATGGTATCCAATAATTGCGATTGCATATCTCGTGATGCAACTGTATGAGTTGCCTCTAAAATCCGATCAGATATTGTGGATTTCCCGTGGTCAATGTGCGCAACAATACTAAAATTACGAATATGACTTTGGCGCGCTTGCATTTCTTCTAAATCCATTATTTTAATGCGCTCCTTTATGTTTTAATGTTTCCCTTATTATACTAAACCATTTGTAAAACTGCACTGCTCTTTCCGATATTATCTCCAAATAGATCACGAACTTTTCATAACATCCACATATTATTAATTATAAAAAAAGAAAAGCCGCCCAAAAGGGTGGCTTTTCTTAAGCTGCTGTTTTAAATTAACCGCGACGGGCTTCCTTAATACGAGCTGCTTTACCGTGCAAAACACGTAAGTAGTACAACTTGGCACGGCGAACGCGACCATGACGTACAACTTCGATCTTATCAACACGTGGTGAATGTAATGGGAATGTACGTTCCACACCAACACCGCTTGAAATTTTACGTACAGTATAAGTAGCTTGAATTCCAGCTCCCTTACGCTTGATTACAACACCTTCAAACAATTGGATACGCTCGCGTGATCCTTCGACGATACGTGCGTAAACCTTAACTGTATCTCCGGCACGGAAATCAGGCAAGTCTGAACGTAATTGTGACTCAGTTAACTTTTCTAACAATGCATTTTGACGCATATCAAATCTCCCAATCGACATTCATTAATCATCCGACCAGCGGAACATCGTTAATATGGTTTTTAAACCATTGATAACTATAACAATAACTTGATAACATTTCAAGTCAAAACATAATAATATTTAAAAACCGCTTAGTTCTCAATAAAATATTATAAATTAATTATTTTTAACAAATGTATCAAATTGACTTGCTACATCAGCTAAGAACTTTTTTGTATCCTCGTTGGTAATATTACCTTCGTCGTCGCTTAAGCTCGCAGTATTCCCAATATACATCTCTGGTTGTGTCATGATTTTCATGTTTAAAAATTCAATTGTTTGTCGTAAGGTATGATTAGCTAAAGCTCCACCAATTCCAGAAATCGATTGAGAAACAGGCAATACTGCCTTACCATCCCAAACACTTTCTCCCCAAGGACGTGATGCAATATCAAGAGCATTCTTCAAAACAGCAGGTAACCCTCGATTATACTCAGGTGTAACCATGATGAAGGCATCTTGAGCTGCCACTTGTGCTCTAAACTCT
Coding sequences within:
- a CDS encoding type B 50S ribosomal protein L31; this encodes MQEGIHPEYRDVVFVDTTTGAQFLAGSTVKTDATAEFEGVTYPMVRVETSSDSHPFYTGKAKFTQADGAVDKFNKKYGLKN
- the lepA gene encoding translation elongation factor 4, with product MDLEEMQARQSHIRNFSIVAHIDHGKSTISDRILEATHTVASRDMQSQLLDTMDLERERGITIKMNAVEVHYQANDGEIYIFHLVDTPGHVDFSYEVSRSLAAADGAILVVDAAQGVEAQTLANVYLAMDNDLEVLPLINKIDLPAADPERVRQEIEDVIGLDASEAVLASAKKGIGIPELLEQIVNKLPAPGGEIEAPLKALIFDSTYDAYKGVILTVRVKDGVVKPGDKIKFMNSGAEYEVTEVGVNSPHAIKREFLMAGDIGYVAASIKSIKDARPGDTITTVDNGADEPLDGYKPMTPMVYSGLYPSDNSKYNYLREALEKLQLNDASLEFEPETSQALGFGFRTGFLGMLHMDVIQERLEREFDLDLITTAPAVTYHAFLKNGTMVEVANPSELPDAGEIEYIEEPFVHAQIMVPNEYVGSVMDLAQRKRGEFDTMDYLDANRVNVKYFLPLSEVIFEFFDTLKSTTRGYASLDYELIGYRKSELVKIDILLNGERVDALSFIVHRDFAQERGRFITTKLKDLIPRRNFEIPVQAAIGSKIIARSTIKAYRKDVTSKIHTGDPDRRAKLLDKQKKGKARMKSVGTVDVPQEAFMAVLKTDDDSTKS
- the rplS gene encoding 50S ribosomal protein L19; the protein is MRQNALLEKLTESQLRSDLPDFRAGDTVKVYARIVEGSRERIQLFEGVVIKRKGAGIQATYTVRKISSGVGVERTFPLHSPRVDKIEVVRHGRVRRAKLYYLRVLHGKAARIKEARRG
- a CDS encoding NADPH-dependent FMN reductase → MTKYGVLIGSLREHSFSAGVAHGLVKGLPADAEVTYLEIGNLPFYNQDFDADSPASFTEFRAQVAAQDAFIMVTPEYNRGLPAVLKNALDIASRPWGESVWDGKAVLPVSQSISGIGGALANHTLRQTIEFLNMKIMTQPEMYIGNTASLSDDEGNITNEDTKKFLADVASQFDTFVKNN